A region of Ornithorhynchus anatinus isolate Pmale09 chromosome 5, mOrnAna1.pri.v4, whole genome shotgun sequence DNA encodes the following proteins:
- the LOC100084034 gene encoding serine/threonine-protein phosphatase 5 — MAMAEGERAECAGPPRDEPPAEGALKRAEELKTQANEYFKGKDYDNAIKLYSQAIEINPSNAVYHGNRSLAYLRTECYGYALADATRAIELDKKYIKGYYRRAASNMALGKFKAALRDYETVVKVRPNDKDAQLQYQECHKVVKRKAFERAIAGDEHKRSVVDSLDIESMTIEDEYSGPKLEDGKVTAGFMQELMQWYKEQKKLHRKCAYQILVQVKELLAKLTTLVETKLKETEQITICGDTHGQFYDLLNIFELNGLPSETNPYIFNGDFVDRGSFSVEVILTLFGFKLLYPDHFHLLRGNHETDNMNQIYGFEGEVKAKYTAQMFQLFSEVFEWLPLAQCINGKVLIMHGGLFSEDGVTLDDIRKIERNRQPPDSGPMCDLLWSDPQPQNGRSVSKRGVSCQFGPDVTKSFLEENQLDYIIRSHEVKAEGYEVTHGGKCITVFSAPNYCDQMGNKASYIHLSGADLRPQFHQFTAVPHPNVKPMAYANTLLQLGMM; from the exons ATGGCGATGGCGGAGGGAGAGCGGGCCGAGTGTGCGGGACCCCCCCGCGACGAGCCGCCGGCCGAGGGTGCGCTCAAGCGGGCCGAGGAGCTCAAGACTCAGGCCAACGAGTATTTCAAag GGAAGGACTACGACAACGCCATCAAGTTGTACAGTCAGGCCATCGAGATTAACCCCAGCAACGCCGTCTACCATGGGAACCGCAGCCTGGCCTACCTGCGCACCGAGTGCTACGGCTACGCTCTGGCCGACGCCACCAGGGCCATCGAGCTGGACAAGAAATACATCAAAGGCTACTATCGCCGGGCGGCCAGCAACATGGCCCTGGGCAAGTTCAAAGCCGCCCTACGCGACTACGAGACG GTGGTGAAGGTGAGGCCCAATGACAAGGACGCCCAGCTGCAGTACCAGGAGTGCCACAAGGTGGTGAAGCGGAAGGCGTTCGAGCGCGCCATCGCGGGCGATGAACACAAGCGCTCGGTCGTGGACTCGCTGGACATCGAGAGCATGA CCATCGAAGACGAGTACAGCGGGCCCAAGCTGGAGGATGGGAAGGTGACTGCTGGCTTCATGCAGGAGCTGATGCAGTGGTATAAGGAGCAGAAGAAACTGCATAGGAAATGTGCTTATCAG ATTTTGGTGCAGGTGAAGGAGCTGCTGGCGAAATTAACGACGCTGGTGGAGACCAAGCTgaaggag ACAGAGCAGATAACCATCTGCGGAGACACACACGGCCAGTTTTATGACCTGCTCAATATATTCGAGCTCAACGGTTTGCCCTCAGAGACCAACCCctat ATATTTAACGGTGACTTTGTGGACCGCGGTTCCTTCTCTGTGGAAGTGATCCTCACCCTGTTCGGCTTCAAGCTCCTCTATCCCGACCACTTTCATCTCctgcgag GGAACCACGAGACAGACAACATGAACCAGATCTACGGCTTCGAGGGCGAGGTTAAGGCCAAGTACACGGCGCAGATGTTCCAGCTGTTCAGTGAAGTGTTCGAGTGGCTGCCCCTGGCCCAGTGCATCAACGGCAAAGTGCTG ATCATGCACGGAGGCCTGTTCAGCGAGGACGGGGTCACCCTCGACGACATCCGCAAGATCGAGCGCAATAGGCAGCCGCCAGACTCAG GGCCCATGTGTGACTTGCTGTGGTCGGACCCCCAGCCCCAG AACGGCCGTTCGGTCAGCAAGCGCGGGGTCAGCTGTCAGTTTGGGCCGGATGTGACcaagagcttcctggaggagaaccAGCTGGATTACATCATCCGCAGCCACGAGGTCAAGGCCGAGGGCTACGAGGTGACCCACGGCGGCAAGTGCATCACCGTCTTCTCGGCCCCCAACTACTG TGATCAGATGGGCAACAAAGCATCCTACATCCACCTCAGCGGGGCCGACCTGCGGCCGCAGTTCCACCAGTTCACAGCAGTG CCTCATCCCAACGTCAAGCCCATGGCCTACGCCAACACCCTGCTGCAGCTGGGCATGATGTGA
- the CALM3 gene encoding calmodulin-3 has protein sequence MADQLTEEQIAEFKEAFSLFDKDGDGTITTKELGTVMRSLGQNPTEAELQDMINEVDADGNGTIDFPEFLTMMARKMKDTDSEEEIREAFRVFDKDGNGYISAAELRHVMTNLGEKLTDEEVDEMIREADIDGDGQVNYEEFVQMMTAK, from the exons ATG GCTGACCAGCTGACCGAGGAACAGATCGCAG agtTCAAGGAGGCCTTCTCGCTGTTTGACAAGGACGGGGATGGCACCATCACCACCAAAGAGTTGGGCACCGTCATGCGGTCGCTGGGGCAGAACCCCACCGAGGCAGAGCTGCAGGACATGATCAACGAGGTGGACGCTGACG GCAACGGCACCATCGACTTCCCCGAATTCCTGACCATGATGGCGAGGAAGATGAAGGACACGGACAGCGAGGAGgagatcagggaagccttccGTGTCTTCGACAAG GACGGGAACGGTTACATCAGTGCAGCCGAGCTGCGCCACGTCATGACCAACTTGGGCGAGAAGCTGACAGACGAAGAGGTGGACGAGATGATCCGAGAGGCCGACATCGACGGGGACGGACAAGTCAACTACGAAG AGTTCGTACAGATGATGACCGCAAAGTGA